A part of Streptomyces sp. NBC_01235 genomic DNA contains:
- a CDS encoding ABC transporter ATP-binding protein: MTVTDTTSGRLPVAEATDVRRAATRLVQADGRAFTGTLTLNVLAAGAGLAGPWLLGRIIDEVRAGHGTGAVDRLAAAILVCAAAQLLLARWARYAGHRFGERTLARVREEFVGRALALPASVVERAGTGDLTTRGTADVAAVGTTLRDAGPDLLVHTVQALITLGAVFVIDPLLGAVGVLGLTPIWFALRWYLRRARTAYLAEGAASSEVAEIVASTASGARTVEAFRLQERRTAASRDALEISRLTRFRTLHLRTVFFPAVEVSYSLPVAGALLVGGVLHARGAMSLGAVVAAALYLRQFTEPLDQILVRVEQLQSSGASFARVEGLARAPRAEADGAAPVPADDRIDVTGVRYAYERGGEVLRGVDLTVRPGERLAVVGPSGAGKTTLSRLLAGVDAPSAGTVTVGGVPVADLAPETLRRQVVLVTQEHHVFLGTVRDNLLIAEPAASDEELWAALAAVGAADWVRELPGGLDARLGGGGCRTDGSQAQQLALARVVLADPHTLILDEATALLDPTTARHTERALAAVLRGRTVIAIAHRLHTAHDADRVAVMEDGRLTELGTHEALVTADGAYAALWRTWHGERTVSE; encoded by the coding sequence ATGACGGTGACCGACACAACCTCCGGGCGACTGCCGGTCGCCGAGGCCACCGACGTACGCCGGGCGGCAACCCGCCTCGTACAGGCCGACGGGCGCGCCTTCACCGGCACCCTCACCCTGAACGTGCTCGCCGCCGGGGCCGGTCTCGCCGGGCCGTGGCTGCTGGGGCGGATCATCGACGAGGTGCGGGCCGGGCACGGAACCGGGGCCGTGGACCGGCTGGCGGCGGCCATCCTGGTCTGCGCGGCGGCGCAGTTGCTGCTGGCGCGCTGGGCCCGGTACGCGGGGCACCGCTTCGGCGAGCGGACGCTCGCACGGGTGCGGGAGGAGTTCGTCGGCCGGGCGCTGGCCCTGCCCGCGTCGGTCGTGGAGCGGGCCGGGACCGGCGATCTGACCACGCGCGGCACCGCCGACGTGGCGGCCGTGGGCACGACGTTGCGGGACGCCGGGCCCGACTTGCTGGTGCACACGGTCCAGGCGTTGATCACGCTCGGCGCGGTGTTCGTGATCGATCCGCTGCTCGGTGCGGTCGGGGTGCTCGGGCTGACCCCGATCTGGTTCGCGCTGCGCTGGTATCTGCGGCGGGCGCGCACGGCCTACCTCGCGGAGGGAGCGGCCTCCTCGGAGGTCGCCGAGATCGTCGCGTCGACGGCGTCCGGGGCGCGGACGGTCGAGGCGTTCCGGCTCCAGGAGCGGCGGACGGCGGCGAGCCGGGACGCCCTGGAGATCTCGCGGCTCACCCGCTTCCGCACGCTCCACCTGCGCACGGTGTTCTTCCCGGCGGTGGAGGTGTCGTACTCGCTTCCGGTGGCGGGCGCGCTGCTGGTGGGCGGCGTGCTGCACGCGCGAGGGGCGATGAGCCTGGGCGCGGTGGTGGCCGCCGCGCTGTACCTGCGGCAGTTCACCGAGCCCCTCGACCAGATCCTGGTGCGTGTCGAGCAACTGCAGAGCAGCGGCGCCTCGTTCGCCCGGGTGGAGGGCCTGGCGCGGGCGCCGCGCGCCGAGGCGGACGGCGCGGCGCCCGTCCCGGCGGACGACCGGATCGACGTGACGGGCGTGCGGTACGCCTACGAGCGCGGCGGCGAGGTGCTGCGCGGTGTCGACCTGACGGTGCGCCCCGGGGAGCGGCTCGCGGTCGTCGGCCCGTCCGGCGCGGGCAAGACGACGCTGAGCCGGCTGCTCGCGGGCGTGGACGCGCCGAGCGCGGGCACGGTGACGGTGGGCGGGGTGCCGGTCGCGGACCTGGCGCCCGAGACGCTGCGCCGGCAGGTCGTCCTGGTCACCCAGGAACACCACGTCTTCCTCGGCACGGTCCGCGACAATCTGCTGATCGCCGAACCGGCCGCGAGTGACGAGGAGTTGTGGGCGGCGCTGGCCGCTGTCGGCGCCGCCGACTGGGTGCGGGAGCTGCCCGGCGGCCTCGACGCCCGGCTGGGCGGGGGCGGTTGCCGTACGGACGGCTCGCAGGCCCAGCAACTCGCCCTGGCCCGGGTGGTGCTGGCCGACCCGCACACGCTGATCCTGGACGAGGCGACGGCCCTGCTGGACCCGACGACCGCCCGGCACACCGAGCGCGCCCTGGCCGCCGTCCTGCGAGGCCGTACGGTCATCGCCATCGCCCACCGCCTGCACACCGCGCACGACGCGGACCGGGTCGCCGTGATGGAGGACGGCCGCCTCACCGAACTCGGCACCCACGAGGCCCTGGTGACGGCGGACGGCGCGTACGCGGCACTGTGGCGGACGTGGCACGGGGAACGAACCGTCTCCGAATAG
- a CDS encoding ABC transporter ATP-binding protein, whose product MIDAYEDPGTPDCRGGWAYLAWLVRCQPWRALAGAVLASVWMVLLAVAPYLLSRAVDDGLEPGDTAALAGWTAALFAVGAFNAWVSIMRHRTMTRVRMDGYFRTTKVVVRQAVRLGAGLSRQVGTGEVVTIGVGDVHTIAGSLTVIGPGVGSVVVYVFVAGLLLSVSPLLAAVVLLGMPVIAVLVGPLMARLQGTEAEYRERQGVLTARIGDLAGGLRVLNGLGGKGLFADAFDRDSQRLRAQGYRVGAVTSWMQALGVGLPTLFLAVVTWLAARLAAQGDMTVGELVSVYGYVAVLVGPVAFLVDMGYQLSRGVVAARRVVRLLRLEPAPDTGTADAPVEPAVLHDPVSGVRVTPGRLTALVGARHAEVNAVVDRLGRYGPSDATWGGVRLDAMPLEQVRAGILVADHEADLFAGSLREVVTGRREPSPADLGRAVRAAAADDIVQGLAEGLDSLVTAQGRSLSGGQRQRVRLMRALLADPEVLLAVEPTSALDAHTEAAVARRLRAARTGRTTVVTTTSPLVLDQTETVHYLVDGKVAATGHHRDLLEREPGYRALVARDTEDGDDADPDTGRDTGAEEAVR is encoded by the coding sequence ATGATCGACGCGTACGAGGATCCCGGCACGCCCGACTGTCGCGGCGGCTGGGCGTACCTGGCGTGGCTGGTGCGCTGCCAGCCGTGGCGGGCGCTGGCCGGGGCGGTGCTGGCCAGCGTCTGGATGGTGCTGCTGGCGGTGGCGCCGTATCTGCTGTCGAGGGCGGTGGACGACGGGCTGGAGCCCGGTGATACGGCCGCGCTGGCGGGCTGGACGGCGGCGCTGTTCGCCGTGGGCGCGTTCAACGCGTGGGTGAGCATCATGCGGCACCGCACGATGACGCGGGTGCGGATGGACGGCTACTTCCGCACGACCAAGGTCGTCGTCCGGCAGGCGGTGCGGCTCGGCGCCGGGCTGTCGCGGCAGGTGGGCACCGGGGAGGTCGTCACCATCGGGGTGGGCGACGTGCACACCATCGCGGGCTCGTTGACGGTGATCGGGCCGGGCGTCGGCTCGGTCGTCGTCTACGTCTTCGTCGCCGGGCTGCTGCTGTCCGTGTCGCCGCTGCTGGCGGCGGTCGTGCTGCTGGGGATGCCGGTGATCGCGGTGCTGGTGGGGCCGCTGATGGCGCGGTTGCAGGGCACGGAGGCCGAGTACCGGGAGCGGCAGGGCGTGCTCACCGCCCGGATCGGCGACCTCGCGGGCGGGTTGCGCGTGCTCAACGGGCTCGGCGGCAAGGGGCTGTTCGCGGACGCCTTCGACCGTGACTCGCAGCGGCTGCGGGCGCAGGGCTACCGGGTCGGGGCGGTCACCAGCTGGATGCAGGCGCTCGGGGTGGGCCTGCCGACGCTGTTCCTCGCCGTGGTGACGTGGCTGGCGGCCCGGCTCGCCGCCCAGGGCGACATGACGGTGGGCGAGTTGGTGTCGGTGTACGGCTATGTCGCCGTCCTGGTCGGCCCGGTGGCGTTCCTCGTCGACATGGGCTATCAGCTCAGCCGGGGTGTGGTGGCCGCCCGGCGGGTCGTCCGGCTGCTGCGGCTGGAGCCCGCCCCGGACACCGGGACCGCCGACGCGCCCGTCGAGCCGGCGGTGCTGCACGACCCGGTGTCGGGGGTGCGGGTGACGCCGGGCCGGCTCACCGCGCTGGTCGGCGCGCGGCACGCGGAGGTGAACGCCGTCGTGGACCGGCTCGGCCGGTACGGCCCCTCGGACGCCACCTGGGGCGGGGTGCGGCTGGACGCCATGCCGTTGGAACAGGTCAGGGCCGGGATCCTGGTCGCCGACCACGAGGCCGACCTGTTCGCGGGGAGCCTGCGCGAGGTGGTGACCGGACGGCGTGAGCCCTCCCCGGCGGATCTTGGGCGGGCGGTGCGGGCGGCGGCGGCCGACGACATCGTGCAGGGCCTGGCGGAGGGGCTGGACTCGCTCGTGACCGCACAGGGCCGCAGCCTCTCCGGGGGCCAGCGGCAGCGCGTCCGGCTGATGCGGGCGCTGCTGGCCGACCCCGAGGTGCTGCTGGCCGTCGAGCCGACGTCGGCGCTGGACGCGCACACGGAGGCGGCGGTCGCGCGGCGGCTGCGCGCGGCCCGGACCGGCCGGACCACGGTCGTCACCACCACCTCCCCGCTGGTCCTCGACCAGACGGAGACCGTGCACTACCTGGTCGACGGAAAGGTCGCGGCCACCGGCCACCACCGCGACCTGCTGGAACGTGAGCCGGGCTACCGGGCGTTGGTGGCACGGGACACCGAGGACGGCGATGACGCCGATCCGGACACGGGTAGGGACACCGGCGCCGAGGAGGCCGTGCGATGA
- a CDS encoding ABC transporter ATP-binding protein, whose amino-acid sequence MTAPTTASPTTDDDQETVLRASADDPFDRDVLPTPPGATGALLRSLLAPMRARVALTTLLLLLQQAAVQAGPLLVAYAIDRAVPAFRADDHGPLIVVGVGYLLCALASGGLQYAFLIASARVNQDVLLDLRGRIFRHAQALSLDFHERYTSGRLISRSTSDVEALRELLNEGLQELVSVVLSFLFISAMLLWLDLGLGAVAVASFVPLYLLVRVYRRRAGRVFTARSTAIAAVIVKFVETMNGIRPVRAFRREAVNEAGFRVLNRRHERRNGDALLEMARYVVGSRLVANTAVAVIVLWGAMRVADDTLELGVLAAAVLYLRRLYDPIDRLGMFLNSYQSAAASLEKIAGLLAQTPTVPEPSAPSELPALESEQPGREVVFDGVSFGYRTGGEVLPRFDLTLPAGQTVAVVGSTGAGKSTLAKLLARFYDPSQGRVLLDGVDLRELPVPELRRGVVMVTQEAFLFSGTVAENIAIGRPDASREEIERAAKAIGAHEFISALPDGYDTDVRKRGGRISAGQRQLVAFARALLADPAVLILDEATSSLDVPGERAVQAAMATVLKGRTAVVIAHRLSTVEIADRVLVMEHGRVVEDGSPAELIAGTGRFADLHRAWRDSLA is encoded by the coding sequence ATGACCGCCCCCACCACCGCCTCCCCCACCACCGACGACGACCAGGAGACCGTCCTGCGGGCCTCCGCCGACGACCCCTTCGACCGGGACGTCCTGCCCACCCCGCCCGGGGCCACCGGCGCGCTCCTGCGTTCCCTGCTGGCCCCCATGCGGGCGCGCGTCGCCCTCACCACCCTCCTGCTGCTGCTCCAGCAGGCGGCCGTGCAGGCGGGCCCGCTGCTGGTGGCGTACGCCATCGACCGCGCCGTACCGGCGTTCCGGGCCGACGACCACGGGCCGCTGATCGTGGTCGGCGTCGGCTACCTGCTGTGTGCGCTGGCCTCCGGCGGACTGCAGTACGCGTTCCTGATCGCCTCCGCCCGCGTCAACCAGGACGTGCTGCTCGACCTGCGCGGCCGGATCTTCCGGCACGCGCAGGCGCTGAGCCTCGACTTCCACGAGCGCTACACCTCGGGCCGGCTGATCTCCCGCTCCACCAGCGACGTCGAGGCCCTGCGCGAGCTCCTCAACGAGGGCCTTCAGGAACTCGTCTCGGTCGTGCTGTCCTTCCTGTTCATCTCCGCGATGCTGCTCTGGCTGGACCTGGGCCTGGGCGCCGTCGCGGTGGCCTCCTTCGTGCCGCTGTACCTCCTGGTGCGGGTCTACCGGCGGCGCGCGGGCCGGGTGTTCACCGCCCGGTCCACCGCGATCGCGGCCGTGATCGTGAAGTTCGTGGAGACGATGAACGGCATCCGGCCGGTGCGCGCCTTCCGCCGCGAGGCCGTCAACGAGGCCGGCTTCCGGGTCCTGAACCGGCGGCACGAGCGGCGCAACGGCGACGCGCTGCTGGAGATGGCCCGGTACGTCGTCGGGTCGCGGCTGGTCGCCAACACGGCGGTCGCGGTGATCGTGCTGTGGGGCGCCATGCGGGTCGCGGACGACACGCTGGAGCTCGGGGTGCTGGCGGCGGCGGTGCTGTATCTGCGGCGGCTGTACGACCCGATCGACCGGCTCGGCATGTTCCTCAACTCCTACCAGTCGGCGGCCGCCTCGCTGGAGAAGATCGCGGGCCTGCTCGCGCAGACACCGACCGTGCCGGAGCCTTCGGCGCCGAGCGAACTCCCTGCCCTGGAGAGCGAACAGCCCGGCCGCGAGGTCGTGTTCGACGGGGTCTCCTTCGGCTACCGCACGGGCGGCGAGGTCCTCCCCCGCTTCGACCTCACCCTTCCCGCCGGGCAGACCGTCGCCGTGGTCGGCTCGACCGGCGCCGGCAAGTCCACGCTGGCCAAGCTGCTCGCCCGCTTCTACGACCCGTCGCAGGGGCGGGTGCTGCTGGACGGGGTGGACCTGCGCGAGCTGCCGGTGCCCGAGCTGCGGCGCGGGGTGGTCATGGTGACGCAGGAGGCGTTCCTGTTCTCCGGCACGGTCGCCGAGAACATCGCCATCGGGCGGCCGGACGCGAGCCGGGAGGAGATCGAGCGGGCCGCGAAGGCGATCGGCGCGCACGAGTTCATCAGCGCGCTGCCCGACGGCTACGACACGGACGTCCGCAAGCGCGGCGGCCGTATCTCCGCGGGTCAGCGTCAACTTGTCGCGTTCGCACGGGCGTTGCTCGCCGACCCGGCGGTGCTGATCCTCGACGAGGCGACCAGCTCGCTCGACGTCCCGGGCGAGCGGGCCGTGCAGGCGGCGATGGCGACGGTGCTGAAGGGCCGTACGGCGGTGGTGATCGCGCACCGGCTGTCGACCGTGGAGATCGCCGACCGGGTCCTGGTCATGGAGCACGGCCGGGTCGTCGAGGACGGCAGTCCGGCCGAACTGATCGCGGGCACCGGCCGGTTCGCGGACCTGCACCGGGCCTGGCGCGACAGCCTGGCGTAA
- a CDS encoding ABC transporter ATP-binding protein: protein MARTRATTTPDRSAVRSLLRLWPYVRPVRLRLFAAASVAVLASCTGLVIPLVLKWMVDGPVADRDTAGVWLGALYLLLLGLAEALLFGMRRWLVARPLSHVEAEMRAQLYARLQRLPVAFHDRWASGQLLSRATADLGLLRMFLAFPLTFLLVNSVTIVFGVVIMLLQDWVLGLVILGPAIPVVLMCVYFESRYAVVARRAQDQVGDLTTVVEESVLGIRIIKGFGRHRSQARAFRELSSTLRGTELGKARLLATIWAVIVTLPELAIGAALVLGAVQVADGELSAGTLVAFLSTALALRWPVDSIGFLLAMSQEAATATERYFEVMDELPEEPGGSGERAPVAEGGGLRFDGVAFRYPDAAPDSRPTLDGVNLHIRPGESMALVGATGSGKTTLTALVPRLHEVTAGRITLDGEDIAAMPREELRGRVAVAFEEPTLFSASVGENVLMGADDRAGAVELERALEVAQAEFVRALPQGVDTQVGEQGLSLSGGQRQRLALARAVVGRPRFLVLDDPLSALDVHTEAAVEAALRQVLADTTALIVAHRPSTVLLADRVALLSDGRVTAVGTHHELLRTNAEYAHLMSGDQSPTLSGEQEADRR from the coding sequence ATGGCCAGGACACGTGCAACCACCACCCCCGACCGCTCCGCCGTACGCTCCCTGCTGCGCCTGTGGCCGTACGTCCGTCCCGTACGGCTACGGCTGTTCGCGGCCGCCTCCGTCGCCGTGCTCGCCTCCTGTACGGGCCTGGTGATCCCGCTCGTCCTGAAGTGGATGGTGGACGGCCCCGTGGCCGACCGGGACACGGCCGGCGTCTGGCTGGGCGCCCTCTACCTACTGCTGCTCGGGCTCGCCGAGGCGCTGCTGTTCGGGATGCGGCGCTGGCTGGTGGCGCGTCCGCTGTCGCACGTCGAGGCGGAGATGCGGGCGCAGTTGTACGCGCGGCTGCAGCGGCTGCCGGTGGCGTTCCACGACCGGTGGGCGTCGGGGCAGCTGCTGTCCCGAGCGACGGCCGATCTGGGGCTGCTGCGCATGTTCCTCGCCTTCCCGCTGACGTTCCTGCTGGTCAACTCGGTGACGATCGTCTTCGGCGTCGTCATCATGCTGCTCCAGGACTGGGTGCTCGGGCTGGTCATCCTGGGGCCGGCCATCCCGGTCGTGCTGATGTGCGTGTACTTCGAGAGTCGGTACGCGGTCGTGGCGCGGCGCGCCCAGGACCAGGTCGGGGACCTGACGACGGTGGTCGAGGAGAGCGTCCTCGGGATCAGGATCATCAAGGGCTTCGGCCGGCACCGCAGCCAGGCGCGGGCCTTCAGGGAACTGTCGTCGACCCTGCGCGGCACCGAGCTGGGCAAGGCGCGGCTGCTGGCCACGATCTGGGCCGTCATCGTGACGCTGCCCGAACTGGCCATCGGGGCCGCGCTGGTGCTGGGGGCGGTACAGGTGGCGGACGGCGAGCTGTCCGCGGGCACCCTGGTCGCCTTCCTGTCCACCGCGCTCGCGCTGCGCTGGCCGGTGGACTCCATCGGGTTCCTGCTGGCGATGAGCCAGGAGGCGGCGACGGCGACGGAGCGGTACTTCGAGGTGATGGACGAGCTGCCGGAGGAGCCCGGCGGCTCCGGTGAGCGTGCGCCCGTGGCCGAGGGCGGCGGACTGCGGTTCGACGGCGTCGCCTTCCGCTACCCGGACGCCGCCCCCGACTCCCGGCCCACCCTCGACGGCGTCAACCTGCACATCCGGCCCGGTGAGTCCATGGCGCTGGTCGGAGCGACCGGAAGTGGCAAGACCACCCTCACAGCCCTCGTCCCCCGGCTGCACGAGGTCACGGCCGGGCGTATCACTCTCGACGGCGAGGACATCGCCGCGATGCCCCGCGAGGAGCTGCGCGGGCGGGTCGCCGTCGCCTTCGAGGAACCGACCCTGTTCTCCGCGAGCGTCGGGGAGAACGTCCTCATGGGGGCGGACGACCGGGCCGGCGCCGTGGAGCTGGAGCGGGCGCTGGAGGTGGCGCAGGCCGAGTTCGTGCGCGCGCTGCCGCAGGGCGTCGACACCCAGGTCGGCGAGCAGGGGCTCAGCCTCTCCGGCGGCCAGCGGCAGCGGCTCGCGCTGGCCAGAGCCGTGGTCGGACGGCCCCGGTTCCTCGTCCTGGACGACCCGCTCTCCGCGCTGGACGTGCACACCGAGGCCGCCGTGGAGGCCGCGCTGCGGCAGGTTCTCGCCGACACCACCGCGCTGATCGTGGCCCACCGCCCGTCCACCGTGCTCCTCGCCGACCGCGTCGCCCTGCTGTCCGACGGGCGCGTCACCGCCGTCGGCACCCATCACGAACTGCTGCGCACCAACGCCGAGTACGCCCACCTCATGTCCGGAGACCAGTCCCCCACACTGTCCGGGGAACAGGAGGCCGACCGCCGATGA
- the glgX gene encoding glycogen debranching protein GlgX — MSSAAEQEAVAAERAAPDTVVNGASRKVPGPPVRPGAPTPLGARFRVGPDGVAGTNFALWAGGAEAVELCLFDEAGRETRARLTELTHEIWHGFVPGVMPGQRYGYRVHGRWDPWTGGRWNPAKLLLDPYARALDGEFSLPPEVYGHVRDWPQQQVADTVRDERDSAPHVPKGVVVHDDDDWADDRRPKTPWADSVIYELHVRGFTRLHPAIPEELRGTYAGLAHPAAVEHLVNLGVTAVELLPVHQFAHEDHLLRRGLKNYWGYNSIGYFAPHAAYASAGTTGQQVGEFKRMVRALHAAGIEVILDVVYNHTAEAGELGPTLSLKGIDNRGYYRLQSDARRYTDYTGCGNTLHVVQPHVLRLITDSLRYWVTEMGVDGFRFDLAAALARSMHDVDMLSPFLAVIAQDPVLRRVKLIAEPWDVGSGGYQVGAFPPLWTEWNDRYRDAVRDFWRHALPDVREMGYRLSGSSDLYAWGGRRPYASVNFVTAHDGFTLRDLVSYERKHNEANGEGNRDGTNDNRSWNGGAEGETADERVLALRRRQLRNLLTTLLLSTGVPMLVAGDELGRTQRGNNNAYCQDNEISWLDWGLLEDPGWRALFDLTSRLIALRHRHPVLRRRAFFSGRAHSADGLRDLAWFTERGTEMTEGDWYAPAATLGMYLSGRDIPGRDERGAPIIDDSFLAVLHAGDRPVDFVLPGPPWAERYEVVVDTSSEEQGDAPGVTHPAGAAVTVPGRAVLLLRVVG, encoded by the coding sequence GTGTCCAGCGCAGCCGAGCAGGAGGCGGTGGCGGCCGAGCGCGCCGCGCCGGACACCGTCGTGAACGGTGCGTCGCGCAAGGTGCCGGGCCCACCCGTGCGACCCGGCGCGCCCACACCGCTGGGCGCCCGTTTCCGGGTCGGCCCGGACGGCGTCGCGGGCACCAACTTCGCGCTGTGGGCGGGCGGCGCGGAGGCGGTCGAGCTGTGCCTGTTCGACGAGGCCGGACGGGAGACGCGCGCCCGGCTCACCGAGCTCACGCACGAGATCTGGCACGGCTTCGTGCCCGGGGTCATGCCGGGCCAGCGCTACGGCTACCGGGTGCACGGCCGCTGGGACCCGTGGACCGGCGGCCGCTGGAACCCGGCGAAGCTGCTCCTGGACCCGTACGCCCGTGCGCTCGACGGCGAGTTCAGTCTGCCGCCGGAGGTGTACGGGCACGTCCGGGACTGGCCCCAGCAGCAGGTCGCCGACACCGTCCGCGACGAACGGGACTCGGCACCGCACGTCCCGAAAGGCGTCGTCGTGCACGATGACGACGACTGGGCCGACGACCGCCGCCCGAAGACCCCGTGGGCGGACTCGGTGATCTACGAACTCCATGTGCGCGGCTTCACGCGGCTGCACCCGGCGATCCCCGAGGAACTGCGCGGCACGTACGCCGGGCTGGCGCACCCCGCGGCCGTGGAACACCTCGTGAACCTGGGCGTGACGGCGGTGGAGCTGCTGCCGGTCCACCAGTTCGCCCACGAGGACCATCTGCTGCGCCGCGGCCTGAAGAACTACTGGGGCTACAACTCCATCGGCTACTTCGCCCCGCACGCCGCGTACGCCTCCGCCGGGACGACGGGGCAGCAGGTAGGCGAGTTCAAGCGGATGGTCCGCGCGCTGCACGCGGCCGGGATCGAGGTGATCCTCGACGTCGTCTACAACCACACGGCGGAGGCGGGCGAACTGGGCCCGACGCTGTCGCTGAAGGGCATCGACAACCGCGGCTACTACCGCCTCCAGTCGGACGCCCGCCGCTACACCGACTACACGGGGTGCGGAAACACCCTGCACGTCGTCCAGCCGCACGTACTGCGCCTGATCACCGACTCCCTGCGCTACTGGGTGACGGAGATGGGCGTCGACGGATTCCGCTTCGATCTCGCCGCCGCGCTGGCCCGCTCCATGCACGACGTCGACATGCTGTCCCCGTTCCTGGCGGTGATCGCACAGGACCCGGTGCTGCGCCGGGTGAAACTGATCGCGGAACCGTGGGACGTGGGCTCGGGCGGCTACCAGGTAGGAGCCTTCCCACCCCTGTGGACGGAGTGGAACGACCGCTACCGCGACGCGGTACGCGACTTCTGGCGGCACGCGCTGCCGGACGTGCGGGAGATGGGGTACCGCCTGTCGGGGTCGAGTGACCTGTACGCGTGGGGCGGCCGGCGCCCGTACGCCTCGGTCAACTTCGTGACGGCACACGACGGCTTCACACTCCGCGACCTGGTGAGTTACGAGCGCAAGCACAACGAGGCCAACGGCGAGGGCAACCGGGACGGCACGAACGACAACCGCTCCTGGAACGGCGGCGCCGAGGGCGAGACGGCCGACGAGCGCGTACTCGCCCTGCGACGACGGCAGTTGCGGAACCTGCTGACGACCCTGCTGCTGTCGACGGGCGTGCCGATGCTGGTCGCGGGCGACGAACTCGGACGCACCCAGCGGGGCAACAACAACGCCTACTGCCAGGACAACGAGATCAGCTGGCTGGACTGGGGACTGCTGGAGGACCCGGGCTGGCGCGCCCTGTTCGACCTGACCTCCCGCCTGATCGCCCTGCGCCACCGCCACCCGGTGCTGCGCCGCCGGGCCTTCTTCTCCGGGCGGGCGCACTCGGCGGACGGGCTGCGGGACCTGGCCTGGTTCACGGAGCGGGGCACGGAAATGACGGAAGGGGACTGGTACGCGCCCGCGGCGACCCTCGGCATGTACCTCTCCGGGCGGGACATTCCCGGCCGGGACGAGCGGGGCGCCCCGATCATCGACGACAGCTTCCTCGCCGTCCTGCACGCCGGGGACCGTCCGGTGGACTTCGTCCTGCCGGGTCCGCCGTGGGCGGAACGGTACGAGGTGGTCGTCGACACGTCGAGCGAGGAGCAGGGGGATGCGCCGGGGGTGACACACCCGGCGGGGGCGGCGGTGACCGTGCCGGGGCGGGCGGTGCTGTTGCTGCGGGTGGTGGGGTGA
- a CDS encoding L,D-transpeptidase has product MRHVHGRARRAGVALAAVLTWAGLLAGAAGCTGGDSRSGIDRMLGKPLAPEDVIRVTPEDGTKGVRPGQELRVRVPDGRLESVKVVRSQDAQETEVPGKVAADGLSWRPDDDRLGLAARYTVDVVALDGDGNRSARHTTFATYVPEERFIGYVTPENRSTVGTGMIVSLEFNREIENRAAVERAVRVTAEPAVEVRPHWFGDTRLDFRPERYWAPGTRVTVALGLRDVEGAPGVYGLQKKSFSFTVGRSQVSLVDAAKHTMQVRRDGDLLATVPITAGAPKNTTYNGKMVVTEMLELTRMNGATVGFRKANGKGEYDIPDVPHAMRLTSSGTFLHGNYWAEEEAFGRVNLSHGCVGLRDVKGGGSDTPAGWFFDRSLVGDVVEVVHSKDKQVAPDNGLGGWNLSWQEWIAGGAVK; this is encoded by the coding sequence GTGAGGCACGTACATGGGCGCGCACGGCGCGCGGGGGTCGCATTGGCCGCCGTACTGACATGGGCAGGACTACTGGCCGGGGCCGCCGGCTGCACCGGCGGCGACAGCCGGAGCGGCATCGACCGGATGCTCGGCAAACCGCTGGCCCCCGAGGACGTCATCCGCGTCACCCCGGAGGACGGCACCAAGGGCGTGCGGCCCGGACAGGAGCTGCGGGTGAGGGTGCCGGACGGGCGGCTGGAGTCGGTGAAGGTCGTCCGGTCGCAGGACGCGCAGGAGACCGAGGTGCCGGGCAAGGTCGCCGCGGACGGCCTGAGCTGGCGGCCGGACGACGACCGGCTCGGGCTCGCCGCCCGCTACACGGTCGACGTCGTGGCCCTGGACGGCGACGGCAACCGCTCGGCCCGGCACACCACGTTCGCCACGTACGTCCCCGAGGAGCGCTTCATCGGCTACGTCACCCCCGAGAACCGTTCCACCGTCGGCACCGGCATGATCGTCTCGCTGGAGTTCAACCGGGAGATCGAGAACCGGGCCGCGGTCGAACGCGCGGTGCGGGTCACGGCCGAGCCCGCGGTGGAGGTCCGGCCGCACTGGTTCGGCGACACCCGGCTCGACTTCCGTCCCGAGCGGTACTGGGCGCCCGGCACCCGCGTCACCGTCGCGCTCGGCCTGCGGGACGTCGAGGGGGCGCCCGGCGTCTACGGACTCCAGAAGAAGTCGTTCTCCTTCACCGTCGGCCGCAGCCAGGTCTCCCTGGTGGACGCGGCGAAACACACCATGCAGGTGCGGCGCGACGGCGACCTGCTGGCCACCGTGCCGATCACCGCCGGGGCGCCGAAGAACACCACCTACAACGGCAAGATGGTGGTGACCGAGATGCTGGAGCTGACCCGGATGAACGGTGCCACGGTCGGCTTCAGGAAGGCGAACGGCAAGGGCGAGTACGACATCCCGGACGTGCCCCACGCCATGCGGCTGACCAGCTCGGGCACCTTCCTGCACGGCAACTACTGGGCGGAGGAGGAGGCCTTCGGGAGGGTCAACCTCAGCCACGGCTGCGTGGGCCTGAGGGACGTCAAGGGCGGCGGCTCGGACACGCCTGCGGGCTGGTTCTTCGACCGCAGCCTCGTCGGGGACGTCGTCGAGGTCGTCCACAGCAAGGACAAGCAGGTCGCCCCCGACAACGGGCTGGGCGGCTGGAACCTGAGCTGGCAGGAGTGGATCGCCGGCGGCGCCGTGAAATGA